In Myripristis murdjan chromosome 18, fMyrMur1.1, whole genome shotgun sequence, the sequence AGCCTGAGTTATTGTTGCATGCGTTCACTTGTCAATGTGTTGCACATACTGCAGTGTGACGACTGTATTTTTTCCAGAGTGGTGTTAAGGAGGGCCGGTACAGCCAGTCCATGTCAGTCGACCTGTTCTTCATGTGTCAGTGGGAGGAGCAGCACTGGCCTCTCACGCAGCATCGCTCCTTCAGGCTCCTTAAGACCCCGCTCGTCCCCAAAACCCTCATCATCACCAACCGTAGGCTGCTTTTTCGTTATTTTCAGTTCACTTCCACacattgcaaaaataaaatatggcataaaaataaacaaatacagattGTGTGGTCTTACTGGAAGTTGCTGTGCTTTTAGTCTTGGCACAGCACTCGCTATTGTTCTATTCAGGGCAGTCTAATGCCTCCAAAACAGAAAACGGACGtcttatgtacagtatgtggtgCTCTGGATTAAACAAGGCTCAGGGATTTCAcccaaacaaagagaaaaataggCCAGAGCTAGGTTTTTCAAGGATAGACCGCAACCAAAAATGGGTTGAATTATATTATTGAGTTTGTTAAAATGGGACTAGGTGAATGACTACACTCATGTGTGCGTGAATTGGGCCCATCAGACAGTTCACAGATTACTATTGAagcattgcacaaaaaaatcagtgagtATAGTAGGAGCCTTCATGATGAGTTGAAGATATCTCTCTaacacctttctctctctctctctctctctccctccctctctctctctctctctgcagacacagTCCCATCCAAAGGGGCCTTTTCTCTCACTTTAGGTGTCTTCCTTCCTGACGTCTCCCTCCAGAAGGTGACAGTGGAAGGTGGGGGTGAGGACCTGAACGTGTCCAGGCTCCATCACCCCAACGGCAGCCACTCCTACCACCTCAGTGTCCCGTTCTCTCACTCAAACATAATCTATGAGGTGAGACTCGCTAATAAAATGGGTATGATCACAGCCTGGGAGTGTGAATCCTCCTTGTgattgttgtgtgtatgtgtgtgtatgtgctcaaAAGTGGCAGAAACACACTGCTTTTTATTCCAGTACACAGGCGGCGGCCATAAGAAGTATATCCTCCCTCTCACCTTCACTTTTACCATCTCACCCCATGGTGCTGTCTTCTACCACCAGGCCACTGTAGAGAGTAGCGTTCAAGAACGATCAGGTGAGTGatcaatgtaattttttaaatctcttatCATCATTGTTCTTCAGTTTTATTAATCTAGATACACAACGTCAAATAGTAAAAGACTTTCCAGTGTGGCTCTATCATTTCAACATCGCAGCCATGAAGCAGAACTTCCTGCAtaaatgaaggttaaaaaaaaatctgttgaatTTCAACCAAGagatttcttcctttttctgtttcacatgggttttttgggggggaatttTCTCTCGCCTGCATTTAGGATTAATTCAGGAGGTGTTGTCTTGttatttgttgtaaacttgtgggcctgtaacgccttttgagactgtaaacagtgatattgggctttaaataaacttggaCTTGAACTTGAAGCTATTAATAACATCATGGATAACCTGCAGCATTTATTTCATGAATTTCCGTTAGTTCCTTCAAAGCGCTGCTGTGTGCTTCCTTCAGTTGAATTTTGAATAGTCTGTAATTTAGGTTATATGTTTACTGGTTTATTTTGGATGCTTTTATTGTCCTCTGTATCTGTTTGTGATTATTGCTGCAACACAAATTGCCCTTTGGGAATAATAAAGACTTATTACTACTTAATACCTTTTTACTTCAACCTGAACTTCACATCCCTCGCTGGTGATTCCTCGTCTCCGGGTTCAGCTCCAGGCTCTACCTGGCTGGAGGGGAAATGCACAGAGAGCGGCCTGCGGGTGCTGCTGCACCACGACGCCCAGGACGAGCTGCAGTGGGAGCTCTTCCTCGGGGCTCGTAGGTTGGACTGGGAACTGGTGGAGCTGGGGGGGTTCAGACTagaagcagaggaggaatacttcagcgTGGAGATCCCTCTCGACAGCCCTGGGATGACCTACGAGGTCAGAGTGATACATCTTAATCGTGACCGGAtgagaaatgtttttaattaattgatttttatttatttatttatttttaattatgctCACTCTTTTACAAATAATCATCTTACCTGTACTTGTATTTTCTATGCTGTTATTTGAGTGCTGCTTTATTCTCACATTTGGCTTCATTTGGAGGTTTAAAGTCCTAGGTGTTCTGTGGAAATCCTGTACTCTTGCCAATTAATCACTTCACCTCATGCTCAGAAGGTATACTGtagtcatttttcattgtcaGCACAAGACTTTAACCTCTAGATACTCATTTGTTTTATCATAATTAGTTTTTCTTGAACCATTTACTCGATTAATGCCTAATCTCCAGCTCACTGAATCTGATGCACAGATTCCATCTGTATGCCCTGCTCAGTGGATGAATCCCTACAGTAAATGTGGGCTTAGGAATACTCCTGGGTCATGGGTTCCCAAAAACATCCTTATACCAAGACCTGGCTGATAAACAGAGAGGGTTTCCTCACTTAATGGGATGCTTGAAAGCAGTGGTGTAATTCAGCCAGGAGTCACTGTTGCACATCATCATGCTGTCACTGTGGTCACCCAGGATCTGTCTCTGCGGGGTCTTGTTGCCACGGCAGAGGTGTCTGTGGTGGATGCAGACTCTTTGAAAGTGGAGGACCAGCTCGTCCAGACATGCACCTTTCCTGTCAGAGAGCTGCtaggtacacacacaaaactctgtcactctcctacacacacacacacacacacacacacatacaaataaaaagtgCAACATCCAGAACTCTGGCTGCTTAATAGCATTGCATTCACTTTGCAAACTTGGATAGCACTTTTTCGGTTGTGACTCTGCTGTGAAATGTTCAGACTGATAAATTGGTTTTCCCTTCTATATTTGATGGCAATGAGACCTGatgctgggacacacacacacacacatgtagtaTCTTGGTGCATCGGTTGAACCTGGAAGCAATGGGCAGCCACATTTGCAGGCatatagcacacacacaaccacaaacacacacacatattacagaTCAGTGcagtattttatgtttcttttgaCAGCCTGCTTGCCAGAAGGGAGGATAGTGGCGGTAGTTGACACAACCCACACCATCCCGCCCACGCAGCCTAACCGAACCACGCTATTGGACCCCAGCTGTGTTCCCATGGAGACGGACAGTGCCAGGGCCCTATTCAATTTCAGTCTGGACTCCTGCGGTACAACTGTAACTGTGAGAGACTGATATTTCAGCAGAGATGCAACAATTGAGCATTTTGGCTGCAATGCATTTTAAACTCCATCCTGTTCTGATGTTTCTTCAGACTGAGGGAAGTTTCCTGGTTTATGAGAACCAGGTGAGATACGCTCAAGAGTTTCTGCCTTTGGATGATCCTCTTATACACAGAGACTCTCCATACAGGTGGGAAACAAGCGCACACTGGCTCTGAATCTGACACTTTTGGCCAGGATGGTGTTGATGTAAGACTGTTGTGTCTCAGGTTGACCATCCAGTGCCGCTACCCAGCAGATGAGAACAGCACCCTTCCTATCCAACACCCTTTTAAGTCAACTCAGGACCTCACAGCACCTCCAGCCAAACGCGTACGTAGGGAAGCCATAAAcacaggtgtatgtgtgtgtgtgtgtgtctgaattatACCTGAAGTCTTCCCATGACCAATGTGTGCTGACTTATGGTGcattatttgatgtattttcaaTCAGTGTATGATATTTAGCCACACTTAGATCTGCACGCCTCTTGAATGATTTTTTAACCCTCAGATGTTAAGACAGAGTGGTTTCAGCCTTGATGAGGACACTGATAAAGGAAGAAATggcacaataaaaaaatcattcaagaTACAACAGTATTTCATACATTGTGTCTGGATCAACCTGATCACTATTTTTCCAGTTAATCTACTAGAGAttcaaaagacttttttttaaaaattgatttaCCTGATATGAAATTGTATATCCTTTTAAGGTGACATGAAGTGGATCATCACTTTGGATGAACAGCAAAAACTTCCTCTAGGTATTGTTGCTCTGAAACCTCACCACTGCCCACTGGTTACTGTGAACACTGTATTATTATATTGCTCTATTCAAGTACCTCAATCTACTTTGTGCTCATGCTGCACTGGGGGaatttttttcattgcattattGTGGTTGTCATGTTATTAACTTTATTCATGCTGCCAGCTAAGGCAGCATATGTTAAAAGATTTTTATCCTCCCCTCTTGTGTCAGTAGGTGTGTCTGGAGTCTCAGTATGGATCCTGTCGACCCTGAGctccttgctgctgctgctgttgttcatcTTCCTCTGCATGGGGTGACTGCATATTGTACCTCCAAATGAACTAAAACACCAAATAAACCAGTGCACCTTAACACAacagtgtatttttgtttgttgaagaaCCCTCCACTTAAACAGCTTAATTAATTGCAAGTGTGCAATTAAGTCATTAATCagctgcacatgtgcatgttaCACCCGAGAGCCTTTGGTGGGATTGGTCAAAAAGTGAGCCTAGCCTATAAAAACCTTTGCAGGAAACAGGGATAAGCGTGCTCATTAGTGGTCAGTTAGGCCAGGATACTGCAAGCAAGTGAAGATCACCGTAGCTTGTATTGTTTGGCAGGTGTAGTTTGCTAGCTGTAAGGCTAGCTTTAGACACTGCAGCACATCAGTGGCTATGGCTTTAGGATTCTGCTTTGGGTAAGTTTCTATAGTGGAACTTTACAGGCAGGTTAACTACCGTTAGTGCTGCTTCTTCTGTTTGCATGTGCTATGCTTTTATGTCCTACAGGGTGTCTTTGCTCTTGTCTGTGTGGCCAGCTGCAGAATGTGCTGAGATTCCAGCTGGTAAGACTTACAAGTCTGACTACTTCTACACATGTGCAATCAGTATAGATGCATCTTCATCCTAAAACCTGCATGTTCATACAGGGGTGCTTGACCTGGAGTGTCGGGACCGGTACTTCCTGATAGCCGCTGATCTCTCATTCACTGGGGATGAACCTCGCTTCGAGGCTGTTGGTAAAGTTATGGCATGTCACCATAACCTGGTCTTTCTCTAGGCATCACCATCTAAAGTGTGGCTAATTGTAACCAATGGGATGccgaatgtttttgtttgtagaTGGCACAGGTGTGTACCCCATCACTAATCTGTATGCAGCAGAGTGTGGCTACAGCATCAGTGTTCTCCCTCGACCGGGTCATGTTGACCTCCGAGCCTCTTACTTCAGCTGTCATGTCGACAACAAAGTACGtgtaaacacatcacacatctTGGGCCTATTCACATATGAAACAATAtttattgtaatgttttttttttttaaataggatGACAAAGAATTCACCTTCAGCTTCAACCTGATTGCAACCcatgatggaggagaggaggtcaCCTATACTCTGAACAAGACCTGTT encodes:
- the LOC115376482 gene encoding uncharacterized protein LOC115376482 isoform X5, whose amino-acid sequence is MTRFDFEDQSGYHVLSEREATLCGYTVLLNHLGDLVFRASFLACHVHSQRGTDYHLRLWFVNHQADGNVATYPFQVHCALQWPWGTREIVCEENYMEVSIQQPVLPASSKAQKKNADAAEMVVLFHRAGTPPEEARAATRTEAAALGCHMSQGGSRRLALRCTYSSPLSYTVKEKGVDLEVVTATILCPLQGAILAIDATVVCTLNEALADGPDLVWAVPHILSPLVHGGFRDRGMRVGVGSWTLSEWDIKEKGYIIGLREGQVELRIPIGAQGGHIMSGVKEGRYSQSMSVDLFFMCQWEEQHWPLTQHRSFRLLKTPLVPKTLIITNHTVPSKGAFSLTLGVFLPDVSLQKVTVEGGGEDLNVSRLHHPNGSHSYHLSVPFSHSNIIYEYTGGGHKKYILPLTFTFTISPHGAVFYHQATVESSVQERSAPGSTWLEGKCTESGLRVLLHHDAQDELQWELFLGARRLDWELVELGGFRLEAEEEYFSVEIPLDSPGMTYEDLSLRGLVATAEVSVVDADSLKVEDQLVQTCTFPVRELLACLPEGRIVAVVDTTHTIPPTQPNRTTLLDPSCVPMETDSARALFNFSLDSCGTTVTTEGSFLVYENQVRYAQEFLPLDDPLIHRDSPYRLTIQCRYPADENSTLPIQHPFKSTQDLTAPPAKRVRREAINTGDMKWIITLDEQQKLPLVGVSGVSVWILSTLSSLLLLLLFIFLCMG
- the LOC115376482 gene encoding uncharacterized protein LOC115376482 isoform X1, with amino-acid sequence MKLKYLKSISGNVVLFLLTVPVSMASPVPAGTFQTSCHERHFWISVKSSFIGAMTRFDFEDQSGYHVLSEREATLCGYTVLLNHLGDLVFRASFLACHVHSQRGTDYHLRLWFVNHQADGNVATYPFQVHCALQWPWGTREIVCEENYMEVSIQQPVLPASSKAQKKNADAAEMVVLFHRAGTPPEEARAATRTEAAALGCHMSQGGSRRLALRCTYSSPLSYTVKEKGVDLEVVTATILCPLQGAILAIDATVVCTLNEALADGPDLVWAVPHILSPLVHGGFRDRGMRVGVGSWTLSEWDIKEKGYIIGLREGQVELRIPIGAQGGHIMSGVKEGRYSQSMSVDLFFMCQWEEQHWPLTQHRSFRLLKTPLVPKTLIITNHTVPSKGAFSLTLGVFLPDVSLQKVTVEGGGEDLNVSRLHHPNGSHSYHLSVPFSHSNIIYEYTGGGHKKYILPLTFTFTISPHGAVFYHQATVESSVQERSAPGSTWLEGKCTESGLRVLLHHDAQDELQWELFLGARRLDWELVELGGFRLEAEEEYFSVEIPLDSPGMTYEDLSLRGLVATAEVSVVDADSLKVEDQLVQTCTFPVRELLACLPEGRIVAVVDTTHTIPPTQPNRTTLLDPSCVPMETDSARALFNFSLDSCGTTVTTEGSFLVYENQVRYAQEFLPLDDPLIHRDSPYRLTIQCRYPADENSTLPIQHPFKSTQDLTAPPAKRVRREAINTGDMKWIITLDEQQKLPLVGVSGVSVWILSTLSSLLLLLLFIFLCMG
- the LOC115376482 gene encoding uncharacterized protein LOC115376482 isoform X4, which translates into the protein MKLKYLKSISGNVVLFLLTVPVSMASPVPAGTFQTSCHERHFWISVKSSFIGAMTRFDFEDQSGYHVLSEREATLCGYTVLLNHLGDLVFRASFLACHVHSQRGTDYHLRLWFVNHQADGNVATYPFQVHCALQWPWGTREIVCEENYMEVSIQQPVLPASSKAQKKNADAAEMVVLFHRAGTPPEEARAATRTEAAALGCHMSQGGSRRLALRCTYSSPLSYTVKEKGVDLEVVTATILCPLQGAILAIDATVVCTLNEALADGPDLVWAVPHILSPLVHGGFRDRGMRVGVGSWTLSEWDIKEKGYIIGLREGQVELRIPIGAQGGHIMSGVKEGRYSQSMSVDLFFMCQWEEQHWPLTQHRSFRLLKTPLVPKTLIITNHTVPSKGAFSLTLGVFLPDVSLQKVTVEGGGEDLNVSRLHHPNGSHSYHLSVPFSHSNIIYEYTGGGHKKYILPLTFTFTISPHGAVFYHQATVESSVQERSAPGSTWLEGKCTESGLRVLLHHDAQDELQWELFLGARRLDWELVELGGFRLEAEEEYFSVEIPLDSPGMTYEDLSLRGLVATAEVSVVDADSLKVEDQLVQTCTFPVRELLACLPEGRIVAVVDTTHTIPPTQPNRTTLLDPSCVPMETDSARALFNFSLDSCGTTVTTEGSFLVYENQVRYAQEFLPLDDPLIHRDSPYRLTIQCRYPADENSTLPIQHPFKSTQDLTAPPAKRVT
- the LOC115376482 gene encoding uncharacterized protein LOC115376482 isoform X3, with amino-acid sequence MASPVPAGTFQTSCHERHFWISVKSSFIGAMTRFDFEDQSGYHVLSEREATLCGYTVLLNHLGDLVFRASFLACHVHSQRGTDYHLRLWFVNHQADGNVATYPFQVHCALQWPWGTREIVCEENYMEVSIQQPVLPASSKAQKKNADAAEMVVLFHRAGTPPEEARAATRTEAAALGCHMSQGGSRRLALRCTYSSPLSYTVKEKGVDLEVVTATILCPLQGAILAIDATVVCTLNEALADGPDLVWAVPHILSPLVHGGFRDRGMRVGVGSWTLSEWDIKEKGYIIGLREGQVELRIPIGAQGGHIMSGVKEGRYSQSMSVDLFFMCQWEEQHWPLTQHRSFRLLKTPLVPKTLIITNHTVPSKGAFSLTLGVFLPDVSLQKVTVEGGGEDLNVSRLHHPNGSHSYHLSVPFSHSNIIYEYTGGGHKKYILPLTFTFTISPHGAVFYHQATVESSVQERSAPGSTWLEGKCTESGLRVLLHHDAQDELQWELFLGARRLDWELVELGGFRLEAEEEYFSVEIPLDSPGMTYEDLSLRGLVATAEVSVVDADSLKVEDQLVQTCTFPVRELLACLPEGRIVAVVDTTHTIPPTQPNRTTLLDPSCVPMETDSARALFNFSLDSCGTTVTTEGSFLVYENQVRYAQEFLPLDDPLIHRDSPYRLTIQCRYPADENSTLPIQHPFKSTQDLTAPPAKRVRREAINTGDMKWIITLDEQQKLPLVGVSGVSVWILSTLSSLLLLLLFIFLCMG
- the LOC115376482 gene encoding uncharacterized protein LOC115376482 isoform X2, with the protein product MKLKYLKSISGNVVLFLLTVPVSMASPVPAGTFQTSCHERHFWISVKSSFIGAMTRFDFEDQSGYHVLSEREATLCGYTVLLNHLGDLVFRASFLACHVHSQRGTDYHLRLWFVNHQADGNVATYPFQVHCALQWPWGTREIVCEENYMEVSIQQPVLPASSKAQKKNADAAEMVVLFHRAGTPPEEARAATRTEAAALGCHMSQGGSRRLALRCTYSSPLSYTVKEKGVDLEVVTATILCPLQGAILAIDATVVCTLNEALADGPDLVWAVPHILSPLVHGGFRDRGMRVGVGSWTLSEWDIKEKGYIIGLREGQVELRIPIGAQGGHIMSGVKEGRYSQSMSVDLFFMCQWEEQHWPLTQHRSFRLLKTPLVPKTLIITNHTVPSKGAFSLTLGVFLPDVSLQKVTVEGGGEDLNVSRLHHPNGSHSYHLSVPFSHSNIIYEYTGGGHKKYILPLTFTFTISPHGAVFYHQATVESSVQERSAPGSTWLEGKCTESGLRVLLHHDAQDELQWELFLGARRLDWELVELGGFRLEAEEEYFSVEIPLDSPGMTYEDLSLRGLVATAEVSVVDADSLKVEDQLVQTCTFPVRELLACLPEGRIVAVVDTTHTIPPTQPNRTTLLDPSCVPMETDSARALFNFSLDSCGTTVTTEGSFLVYENQVRYAQEFLPLDDPLIHRDSPYRLTIQCRYPADENSTLPIQHPFKSTQDLTAPPAKRVRREAINTGDMKWIITLDEQQKLPLGVSGVSVWILSTLSSLLLLLLFIFLCMG